A genomic stretch from Hemicordylus capensis ecotype Gifberg chromosome 5, rHemCap1.1.pri, whole genome shotgun sequence includes:
- the PAX4 gene encoding paired box protein Pax-4 isoform X2: MQQQGASGVNQLGGLFVNGCPLPNFKREKIVELALGGLRASDISHLLKVSNGCVSKILSRYYRTGTVQPKTTGGSRPRLSTPQVVARIAQLKQEQPSLFAWEIRGRLQAEGVCAAHRMPSVSSINRILRSLQTGSMQLPDSLTEPLQSGLAWPEGSAGAPEWPPPQRAQQEVPRACSRHRSRSRTIFSQPQLEALEQEFGRGQYPEAAAREKLASATRLPEATIKVWFSNRRARCRREAKKALDPHCCPSSGLTHTSPGVQACLRLLRGGECTHPPPCHRKPEGCLCRIPTQPWLSGS, from the exons ATGCAGCAGCAAG GGGCAAGTGGGGTGAACCAGTTGGGGGGCCTCTTTGTGAATGGCTGCCCCCTTCCCAACTTCAAGAGGGAGAAGATTGTCGAGCTGGCCTTGGGTGGTCTGCGGGCATCAGACATCTCACACCTTTTGAAG GTGTCCAATGGGTGTGTCAGCAAGATTCTCTCCCGCTACTATCGGACTGGGACGGTCCAGCCCAAGACCACGGGAGGGAGCCGGCCACGTTTGTCCACACCGCAGGTGGTGGCCCGGATTGCCCAGCTGAAGCAGGAGCAGCCTTCCCTCTTTGCCTGGGAGATCAGAGGGCGGCTGCAGGCAGAGGGGGTCTGTGCTGCCCACAGGATGCCCAGT GTGTCTTCCATCAACCGCATCCTGAGGAGCCTGCAGACGGGCAGCATGCAACTCCCGGACTCCCTGACTGAACCTCTGCAGTCCG GTCTTGCTTGGCCAGAGGGCTCAGCAGGagccccagagtggccccctcctCAGAGGGCGCAGCAGGAGGTGCCCAGAGCATGCAGCCGGCATCGCAGCAGGAGCAGGACCATCTTTTCCCAGCCGCAGCTGGAGGCCTTGGAGCAAG AATTCGGCAGGGGGCAGTACCCAGAGGCAGCCGCCCGGGAGAAGCTGGCCTCTGCAACCCGACTCCCAGAGGCCACCATCAAG GTCTGGTTTTCGAATCGGAGAGCGCGGTGCCGGCGGGAGGCCAAGAAGGCTCTGgacccccactgctgccccagttcTGGGCTGACCCACACATCCCCAGGTGTCCAGGCTTGCCTCAGACTTTTAAGGGGTGGGGAATGCACacaccctcctccctgccacagGAAGCCCGAAGGCTGTCTCTGCCGCATCCCTACCCAGCCATGGCTCTCCGGTTCTTGA
- the PAX4 gene encoding paired box protein Pax-4 isoform X1, whose translation MQQQGASGVNQLGGLFVNGCPLPNFKREKIVELALGGLRASDISHLLKALCLSMWQVSNGCVSKILSRYYRTGTVQPKTTGGSRPRLSTPQVVARIAQLKQEQPSLFAWEIRGRLQAEGVCAAHRMPSVSSINRILRSLQTGSMQLPDSLTEPLQSGLAWPEGSAGAPEWPPPQRAQQEVPRACSRHRSRSRTIFSQPQLEALEQEFGRGQYPEAAAREKLASATRLPEATIKVWFSNRRARCRREAKKALDPHCCPSSGLTHTSPGVQACLRLLRGGECTHPPPCHRKPEGCLCRIPTQPWLSGS comes from the exons ATGCAGCAGCAAG GGGCAAGTGGGGTGAACCAGTTGGGGGGCCTCTTTGTGAATGGCTGCCCCCTTCCCAACTTCAAGAGGGAGAAGATTGTCGAGCTGGCCTTGGGTGGTCTGCGGGCATCAGACATCTCACACCTTTTGAAG gCCCTCTGTCTTTCTATGTGGCAGGTGTCCAATGGGTGTGTCAGCAAGATTCTCTCCCGCTACTATCGGACTGGGACGGTCCAGCCCAAGACCACGGGAGGGAGCCGGCCACGTTTGTCCACACCGCAGGTGGTGGCCCGGATTGCCCAGCTGAAGCAGGAGCAGCCTTCCCTCTTTGCCTGGGAGATCAGAGGGCGGCTGCAGGCAGAGGGGGTCTGTGCTGCCCACAGGATGCCCAGT GTGTCTTCCATCAACCGCATCCTGAGGAGCCTGCAGACGGGCAGCATGCAACTCCCGGACTCCCTGACTGAACCTCTGCAGTCCG GTCTTGCTTGGCCAGAGGGCTCAGCAGGagccccagagtggccccctcctCAGAGGGCGCAGCAGGAGGTGCCCAGAGCATGCAGCCGGCATCGCAGCAGGAGCAGGACCATCTTTTCCCAGCCGCAGCTGGAGGCCTTGGAGCAAG AATTCGGCAGGGGGCAGTACCCAGAGGCAGCCGCCCGGGAGAAGCTGGCCTCTGCAACCCGACTCCCAGAGGCCACCATCAAG GTCTGGTTTTCGAATCGGAGAGCGCGGTGCCGGCGGGAGGCCAAGAAGGCTCTGgacccccactgctgccccagttcTGGGCTGACCCACACATCCCCAGGTGTCCAGGCTTGCCTCAGACTTTTAAGGGGTGGGGAATGCACacaccctcctccctgccacagGAAGCCCGAAGGCTGTCTCTGCCGCATCCCTACCCAGCCATGGCTCTCCGGTTCTTGA